The Topomyia yanbarensis strain Yona2022 chromosome 3, ASM3024719v1, whole genome shotgun sequence nucleotide sequence CTGGTTTCTCTTTGTGCAGCATCGAAGAAAGGAATTTGGTTGTCAAAAATATTGCGTGAGATTGGTATTTTCCCAGCTTCCACAATATTCGAGAATAACATACTGTGCATAAAAATTGCAGAGGAACACCGTGACCACCAGCGAACTAATACGTTTCTAAATGAAAATTTCATGTGTTTGaggattgaataaattcaatagTTTTTCACATGCTATTAATGTGTttagttttttcagtgtaagtGAGGAAAATCATTATTATCTCTATTTTTGGCGTTAAATATAAAGTATATATTTAAGTTTTATTTCTCGTGTTCATATCACACGGTTGTGGTGAAAGTATTCTGAGTAAGTATTCATTACAATACGTGCATTGTGCATCTGACATGTTAGGATAGACTTCTCTGAGGaactttttttgaaaaggcGGTTCTAGCACAGACATCAACTTGCACTATTGAGAGGGATGCCCACCTTTAGCTGTGCTCATTCAATCGGAtgatttggtcggtgttaagtcagaccgaactaagtcgcaaaacataaaaaaaatttagatatttatagcactggataaagaaattcttcagctacatttgacttttgtcagatttgaaatatgtaacaataagtaAGAATTACGgcgaaaattaatttccaattataatgtaaaggatgctgcgatacatactttaaactcgtttttctcgaaatcaataaattgtcacttagtctgatctgacttaacaccggccATTTAtattcacccttattcttgtttacgatgAATGtaagattcgttcgaaagcgacatttgattttgctgtcgtaaacgggaatacaaacaactttcgaacgaatcttgcattcgtcgtaaacaagaataagggtgattaATAGAATAACCATTGACATCGTTCTAAAACAACATGCTATCCTACTACAAACAGTAACTGCTACCGATCTCGATTGCGCCAATGAATTGAAATTATGGTAAAACAAAAAGGTCCAATAACCGATGGAAATTCAAAAATGTAACAAGCATAAAatttaaataacaaaaatattaaatttatgtATGAATAAGGAAACTTAAAATGAATGagtgatcaaaaaaattaaaatctgaTATGGATCCGAAATGTTAATTCCGATAACAATGAGTTGTTTTGTAGAAGCCTTATCGGTTTTCTAAGATGTAAGAACTTAATATTCATAGTTAAATGGACgttactttttcggatatcatCAGAGTAATCTGATCAGCAGCAATATTTAAAGAGACTAGCATTCCCACTCCTCAAACTTATCTTTTTTTCTTCCCATGTGATAGATTTCTTACGTTTACAACATAGAGGGACAAACACTGGTATCCAAGATAAATGTAGGTACACAGAATGATTTGTATTACAAAATAGTTTAAGGAACCACTGTTTCATCAATAAATAACATAATCAACagcattttaattttattttactaAACGAACCGAAACCGTTGTCATCAAGTCGAGTCCATACTTGACTCTGTTACCCACACAAACGTTCACGTAACGTCACTCCAGCTCCGATGCGTGCGGAAGATATTCCCCGGTAGGAATCAGTTTCAGTCCAGTTGCGGTGTATATCAAAGGCACCGGTAGTATGTTTTGTGGAACAAAGCCGAATCGGATTCATAGAATCCAGGAAAAGCTTCGTTCCAGCCTGCTTGCACCATGCGTGCAAGCTTCCCTTATATGCTAAACAAAATTCAGTCTCTCAGTTTCGACGGTTTTAGAGATTTGTCACTTGGTGACAAATAAAGAACACATTCAGCTACGATTTTATAAAAATCAGTCCCATTTGAAAGAAAAGTCCGTTAAATTTCACCACACCACCACATTCGTGTTTGCGTATCACAAGTTTGCTCTTCTGCTTACTCTTTCGAAAGGTTTCCTCTTAAAACCAGGAAGGCCGTTTGGGTTTGCGCTTTCGAAAAGTCCAGTCGTAATAGGTAGGATGTATCACATTTTTCGACATTTGGGAATTGACCCGTCCGTAGCTTGTGCCCCCACAGTATTGCGCGGTGGAGGCAAAAGTAAGCCACCAGATCGATCACGGTTGCTCTGATAATCACACTAGTTTGGGAAAAAGTTCATCTCACTCGGTTGGGTTGTTTCTTAACCTTTATTAGATTACTAGTAAAAGttcataatttaattttttctgttTGTTTTGCCTGTCGATACATAATAAttatgtattgtttttttttgttatatagtgTAGGTAAATATCTTATTAGCATACTAGCAGTAGTAATAATTGTAAATTTGCTTTGCTTTTCAACTTTCTAAACACgattacacatttttttgtattttttcatagatTGTCTGTTAACACACTTCTTTCACAGTGATGACCGAGAGCCGTTGTGTCCTTTCTGCGTCTGTTTCGACAGACAATCACTATTTTTTAAACGGTTATCAACTTTTCTTCTTAGAATCATCGTGAGAATACTTTTAATCAATTTACCTAGAACAGATTTGCTCATAACCATCAATCTGCCAGGAAAGTTCTTCCCAAACTCTGCAATTTCATCTTTTCTTTTGCTTTCACAACAAATCCATCATTACCAGAAAAATCACTTGCTTCCAACAATAACACACTTCAAACACGAGCCTAAGTTCGTTAAGAGGAACCGTCGTAGAGCCTTTTTTTCGCACGCATTAGAAGAGATTTCAATGAGAACGGTGGTACACTTCAAAGCACTGTCTTCTTTCGCTTCATTAGTTGCAACAAAGCGACACAAACAACAGTAAGAGATCACAAAATGTCACTTCCTCCTAATGGTAATCCAGTTCAGGATCTGTTTCCGTTAGTCCCGATGTGGAAGCGGAAACTTCTCCGTCTACAGGAATCGCACTGTTGATGACTATTATGCTGCTGAAGCTTGAAGGTATTGTATCGTTTCTGCTCGCATAGAACAAGTAGGTTTTTTATATGTTAGTAATTGCTTCTGGTAGCTTGAAGTAAGACCGTGGGATTTGTCACGAACAGTAGCACGCTGAATTGTTCGCACAGAGCTCAGCGATACCTCTCAGTAGGTATTCGATGCACGCGGGAAATAACTGTTGGATGAGAAAAAGGAGAAAAATAATATAAGCAAAGAAATTGCATTCCAGGTGCACATTATTAGGTCTTGGACACAGtcgaattaatcactaaacatGGATTTGCGTTTCGAATTCCCCCCATCAGAATGATTGGGCGGCTATCTAAGCGTTGAATAAAGCAAAACTAAGCAACTTATGTGTACGGTTAAAACGACTGATCGGGACTGTTTGCTTCCTTCTCTCGATTTAGTTTTTCGTCGTTGAAAAGACCAAAAcgataacaacctgagcaattATTATCTGCAACAATATATTTGCTCGGGTACCAAACTTGACTTAAGTAGAAACGTATTCTCTTCATCAGTAGCCAACAGATCGATTGGATCATTAGGTAGATATTAGGGCCGCTTCCTTCACCAGCGCTTAAGTTTTAAACTAGGTTTAACGGTGGATTGAACCTAGTTTAAAGTAAGTCTTTCAGCTGCTGACGAGGAGAATGCGAGGCATAACAATTTATTCAAGCTAAGTATGTGTCCCTTTAAATTCAGGAATTGCTCCCTAGGTAGTAATAGTACTGAGCTTCACTATGCTACActtcttagggccgatttcttcagcCTCGCTTAACGTTTAATGCCAGGTTTAAAAGATAAGCGAGGGAGAAGAAACCGgcccttagtggagaaaaatttttgGAAGAAACTAATTTTTCTCTACTAAggataaaattgttaaaaaccaTATTTGGTTGATTTGGGGCACAtaatctataactaaattagttatggaaattgcatttcgactttgtctcgtcagaatccgacgccaacttagtgacaggactacgcTAGCGTCGAATTGACGCTAGCTCTAAAAACGGAGATAATTGTGTTCCACCCCTACCGCTAATCAAGCGTGGTTTCGCAGAAACAGGAGTTTATTTGACGcttcacgcttgactaggggtttgttcTGAAACACAATTAGTGTCTCAGTTTTTGAAGCTAGCATTAATCCAGTGCGTTTAGTCCtgttactaagttagtgtcagattctgatgagacgaagtcgaaccgCAAATTCCATATCTAACTGGCTTTGTGTCCTTAACGGGCAAATGTGGttctaaacaattttctccttaggaaaaaaaattcttttatcccaaaattttctacactaaggagaaatatagcatagtgcatcctGCATtgacttgctaagccaaaccaaatgtttcgatttcaatagttctcatcagcttaaaatgagctccTTTTCTTGTTGGACATCTCCTTTTTTCGGGAGCTAGCGTCCATCTGGCGCCAGCCTAAtcctatcactaagttagtgtctgatgagacgaagtcgaaacgcaaattccataactaatttagtgctGAACTTGTTTTACCAATGCTGAAGCTTCGTAATTTTTCTTTTGTGCTTCACTCTGTCTAAAAAATCTGAGAAGGGGTTATCATAAAAAGGGGTTTTAGGTAAACTGATATCACAAGAGCTCACCTTCAAATCATCGCCGGTCCCGATTGTTGTTATAGCTTCTGCCTCCCCGCTGACTACGATCATTTCGGTGGTTTCGGTCACGATCCCGTCCACCATCACCACCTCGGTCATTCTTGCGACCATGTGACATAGCGGCTGGTGGTGCCGTTGGGGGCGGGACGTGGTAATTTGGTAACGGCGGTGGAGGTCCCTTCATCGAGGGTAAACCTGCTGCTCCGGCGGTAGACGTAGGAACGCTTGCTGATCCAGGAGCTCCTGGTGGAGGCTTCCACAAGAATTCATCGTACTTGTCGTATGCACTGCTACGTGGTGGTGGAACACCGGCTGCACCTGTAACACTTCCGGGGATCGCTCCTGGGGGAAGCGGGTACTCTGGCATGGGCAGTCCTTCATAATAGCGTGGTGGCGGTGGAAGACCATCGTATGGTAGTGGCATTCCAGGGAAACCGGGAGGTGGAGCGTACGGCATTGGAGGAAGCTGATGCTGCATTGTGCGCATATAATCCGCAACGTAAGCTTCGGCCGCTGCTGTGCTGCTATAACGTTCCCATCCGTGAAAACCTGCAGCCGAAGCagcagctgctgctgctgcggcGGCACGATCCACTCCGGGATGCAGTCGCGGTGCGTGACCATGACCATGGCCATGGATATGACCGTGACCGTGGCCATGACCACGGCGAATATCTTTGCGATAGGGTGGGAACATTCCAGGACGCCCTTTGTTGGGAAACATTTTTCTTCGGCTGCCACGAATTGGACCACCACCGGCTCCACTAGCAGCTCCCCGGCCACGGATTGCACTTGTAGGGCGTGAAAAGTTCGGTGGTCTCCGGATCGATTTGGACGCCACTTTTTCCTTCATCTGCTTAGAAGCCTCTTTCGATTTCTTTAaaatgggtgtcatttcaacaGTAGTATCTTCCGGAAACAATCGACACAGTTCTTCAGCAACTTTCGGCTCGATTTCCTGACCATCCCGTCCAATTTTAACCGGTTTATTTTCATTCCACGGGTTGTACAGATGGGTAGTACTGGTGAAAGGTAACTCCTTCTTGCACACCCAATCAATTTTAATCACACCGCCAAGAGCCTTAGCAGACATCCCCGGAGGAAGAACCCAATCCACTGCAGGCAAATCTCTTCGAGCTTCTGCCGCCATACGTGCAAAACCGGCAAACTTGCCACTTTCCTTGACAGAAAATACTAGCATTACATTACGGCTTTCTCGAAACGCCTGATTCAAATTGGCCTCATTGGGGGGCAGTGTAGACCAAACGCCTTTAGTTTTGGAAATTGTTACATTTTCCGTATTATTCGATTTGATCAGGAAGAAACGAGTCTCCCGGAAGAGATAATTTATTTTCGTAACGTAGTCATACGATTTGACAGAATTCTTCACCGAACTATTCTTGGTCCGGTTTCGTTTCGTCTCTGTGCCAGTATTTGCGACCGCAGTATGTGGGCTTCGGCTG carries:
- the LOC131688464 gene encoding YTH domain-containing protein 1 — encoded protein: MADLDAVNLGLDDTERDIAEELENSYDTRSEASAASSDSTTTNPSISDVSSDSSDDEEDNTERRNVASKKVPQKKKGNKKKEDKELKKDGEKDGGGTAPANNSTKKERKSRSRSPHTAVANTGTETKRNRTKNSSVKNSVKSYDYVTKINYLFRETRFFLIKSNNTENVTISKTKGVWSTLPPNEANLNQAFRESRNVMLVFSVKESGKFAGFARMAAEARRDLPAVDWVLPPGMSAKALGGVIKIDWVCKKELPFTSTTHLYNPWNENKPVKIGRDGQEIEPKVAEELCRLFPEDTTVEMTPILKKSKEASKQMKEKVASKSIRRPPNFSRPTSAIRGRGAASGAGGGPIRGSRRKMFPNKGRPGMFPPYRKDIRRGHGHGHGHIHGHGHGHAPRLHPGVDRAAAAAAAAASAAGFHGWERYSSTAAAEAYVADYMRTMQHQLPPMPYAPPPGFPGMPLPYDGLPPPPRYYEGLPMPEYPLPPGAIPGSVTGAAGVPPPRSSAYDKYDEFLWKPPPGAPGSASVPTSTAGAAGLPSMKGPPPPLPNYHVPPPTAPPAAMSHGRKNDRGGDGGRDRDRNHRNDRSQRGGRSYNNNRDRR